CCCGTGttgtatgtgtgttggggggctCGGGGGCTCTGTCCCATCACTTCATTCTCAGCGAGGAGATCCGCGCTAGGTGCTGGGCCCGAGACTCCTTTGGCACGAATGCACCCTGGACGCAGACCCCTAGACGCAGACCCCGCAGGGAGTTTCCGCAAGCCTCTGCTGGGGGCGGAGGGCAGATCTGGAGCTGGGAGCCCAGGCTAGGGCCTGACGAGGAGGGAGCCAGCCCCGGGCCCAGGCGGGAAGTGGGGCTGGAAGCTGTTCAGGGGAGACCGGCCTCGCCCTGCACTCTGCCCGCAGCAGCGCCCCGTGCCCTGGCGGTCCCACCCGAAGCGTCGCGGCGTTGGGGAGGGCGGGCAGGGTGCCCGTCCGGAGCCTCCCGCCtgaccctgcccccacccccaggtgtgaTGGTGGGCGCGCACGCGGCCATGGCGCCCGCCTCCACGGCGGAGGGGGCGGCGGAGAAGCCGGAGAAGCCGGGCCCCGCAGCCCCCGGCGCGGCCGCCTCGCAGTACGAGTGCGGGGAGTGCGGGAAGTCCTTCCGCTGGTCGTCGCGGCTCCTGCACCACCAGCGCACCCACACCGGGGAGCGGCCCTACAAGTGCGCCGACTGCCCCAAGGCCTTCAAGGGCTCGTCGGCGCTGCTGTACCACCAGCGCGGCCACACGGGCGAGCGGCCCTACCAGTGCGCCGACTGCCCCAAGGCCTTCAAGCGCTCGTCGCTGCTGCAGATCCACCGCAGCGTGCACACCGGCCTGCGCGCCTTCACCTGCGGCCAGTGCGGCCTGGCCTTCAAGTGGTCGTCGCACTACCAGTACCATCTGCGGCAGCACTCGGGCGAGCGGCCCTACGCCTGCCCCGACTGCCCCAAGGCCTTCAAGAACTCGTCCAGCCTGCGGCGCCACCGCCACGTGCACACGGGCGAGCGGCCCTACGCCTGCGGGGTCTGCGGCAAGAGCTTCACGCAGAGCACCAACCTGCGGCAGCACCAGCGCGTGCACACGGGCGAGCGCCCCTTCCGCTGCCCGCTCTGCCCCAAGACCTTCACGCACTCGTCCAACCTGCTGCTGCACCAGCGCACGCACGGCGCCGCCCCGGGCCCGCAGCCGCCGCCCCTCCCGCTGCAGGAGCCCTCGGGGCCCAGGGTCCCCTCCGCGGGCCCCGCCGCCGCCACCCCCGCCGTCCCCGTCCCCGCAGCGGCGCCCGTGGCCTTCCTGTCCGCCCCCAGCCCGCCCGCGCCCACGCCGCCCGCGCCCCCGCCCGTGGTGCCCGAGCTCTTCCTGGCGGCGGCCGAGACCGCGGTGGAGCTGGTCTGCCGATGCGCCGGCTGCGAGCTGGCCTTCGGCAGCGAGGAACAGCTCCTGCAGCACCAGCCCTGCCCCGGACCCGCGGTGCCGCCCGCGCCGCAGGAGGCCGTCCCCGACCCGCTGGGGACCGAGCTGCCCGCGCTGCTCCAGCCGGGCCCCACGCAGGCCGCCGCCCCCGCGGCCCCGGGGTTCGCCTGCCTGCCCTGCGGGAAAGCCTTCCGCACCGTGGGCGGCCTCTCCCGCCACCAGCACAGCCACGCGCCGGCCAGCGGCCAGGCCTTCCGCTGCGGCAGCTGTGACGCCGCCTTCCCGCAGCTCTCCAGCCTCCTGGCGCACCAGCAGAGCCACgtggaggaggcggcggcggggCGGCCGCCCCCGCAGGCCGAGGCGGCCGAGGTCACCTGTCCCCAGGAACCCCCCGCGCCCACCACGCCCAACCCCGCGCCTGCTGCTCCCGCTGCCACCGCCGCCGAGCGGCCCTACAAGTGTGCGGAGTGCGGGAAGGCCTTCAAGGGCTCCTCtgggctgcgctaccacctgcggGACCACACGGGCGAGCGGCCCTACCAGTGCGGCGAGTGCGGCAAGGCCTTCAAGCGCTCGTCGCTGCTGCAGATCCACCAGCGCGTGCACACCGGCCTGCGCGCCTTCACCTGCGGCCAGTGCGGCCTCACCTTCAAGTGGTCGTCGCACTACCAGTACCACCTGCGGCTGCACTCGGGCGAGCGGCCCTACGCCTGCGGCGAGTGCGGGAAGGCCTTCCGCAACACTTCGTGCCTGCGGCGCCACCGCCATGTGCACACGGGCGAGCGGCCGCACGCCTGCGGGGTCTGCGGCAAGAGCTTCGCGCAGACGTCCAACCTGCGGCAGCACCAGCGTGTGCACACGGGCGAGCGCCCCTTCCGCTGCCCCCTCTGCCCCAAGACCTTCACGCACTCGTCCAACCTGCTGCTGCACCAGCGCACGCACTCGGCCGAGCGCCCCTTCGCCTGCCCGGTGTGCGGCCGCGGCTTCGTCATGGCGGCCTACCTGCAGCGCCACCTGCGGACTCACGCCCCCGCCGGGcagcccgcccccgcccccgcccccgcccggctGGCTGCGGCTCCGGCCGCCTCTCCGGCCACCCAGGACGTCCACgtcctcccccacctgcaggccacGCTCTCCTTGGAGGTGGCAGGGGGCTCGGCCCAGGGCCCAGGCCCGGCTCCCAACTCGCAGGCGTTTCTCCTGGTGCAGACCGCACAGGGGCTGCAGCTCATCCCCAGCCGCGTGCAGCCGCCCCCGCTCCCGCCCCCGCCGGCCCCCCCCAAGCTCATCCTGCTGCCCTCCAGCACCCCTgcgggggggaatggccaccagggccAGCGGGTGGTGGGGAAAGCTGGGCAGGCTGCTGGGGTGGTCTGGCTGCCCGGGCCTGGGGCgctgggggtgcagggagggggCAACTCGGGGGTTagtgggggagggcagggcctCATTGTTTTACAGAATGTGGGGGGTGGGAACTCGGGGCCTCAGGAAGTGAGTCGAGTGCAGCTGCTGCCCCTCCGGCCGGCCCAGGAGGTGACCACGGTCCAGCTGCAGCCAGCCCAGGAGGTGACCACGGTCCAGCTGCAGCCTCTCCAGCCGGCCCAGGAGGTGACCACGGTCCAGCTGCAGCCGGCCCAGGAGGTGACCACAGTCCAGCTGCAGCCTCTCCAGCCGGCCCAGGAGGTGACCACGGTCCAGCTCCAGCCCCTCCGGCAGGCTCAGGAGGTGACCACGGTCCAGCTGCAGCCGGCCAAGGAGGTGACCACGGTCCAGCTCCAGCCCCTCCGGCAGGCCCAGGAGGTGACCACGGTCCAGCTCCAGCCCCTCCGGCAGTCCCAGGAGGTGACCACGGTCCAGCTGCAGCCTCTCCAGCCGGCCCAGGAGATGACCACGGTCCAGCTGCAGCCACTCCGGCCGGCCCAGGAGGTGACCACGGTCCAGCTGCAGCCCCTCCGGCCGGCCCAGGAGGTGACCACGGTCCAGCTGCAGCCTGTGGCAGGCCAGCTGTCCAATTCCAGCGGGGGGACCATGGCCACGGAGGGCCCCAACCTGCTGGTGGTTCAGAGTGGGGCGGCCGAGGAGCTGCTGGCGGGCTCAGGCCCCGGGGAGGCGGGGGACGGCGAGGCGGACGGCGGTGTGGTGCAGGACGTGCTTTTCGAGACTCTGCAGACGGACGACGGCCTGCAGAGCGTGCTGGTGCTGAGCGGGGCGGACGGGGAGCAGACGCAGCTCTGCGTGCAGGAGGTGGAGGCCCTGCCTCCCGCCCTGGCCGAGCCGCCGGCCCCGGGGCCTCAGGGCCAGAAGCTGCTCATCATCCGCGCGCCGGCCTCGGAGCTGCTGGAGGGCGCGGGCGGTGCCGCCACGCTGCAGCTCCTGGCCCCGCAGCCCCCCGCGCCCGCTCCCGCCGTGCCGCAGGTGGTGCAGGTGCTGCCCGCGGGCGCTGCGCCCGGCGCCCCGGCGCCCCAAAGCCTGCCGGCCATCCAGATCGTGCAGGCCATGCCCGCCGTGCAGCTGGTGCACACCTTCTGAGCCCGCAACCCTGGGCGGGTTCTAATAAACGCCACGACCCTTCCTGCGGCTAGTGttcttggggggcggggggagggagtCAGGACCGATTGGGTGGGGGCTCCCCCGGTTGAAGGGGTGCAGTGGTCGCCGGTGGCGGGGCAGTGCACTCTGAGCTCTGGGCTGAGTCACCCCcaaactctccccacccccaaggggTGACTGGGTGCAGGTTGCAGTCCTGAAGGGGCCCGAGGACTCGGGGAGGGTCCCGCTGAGGGCTGTCTGACAGTGAGAACCCACGCGGGCCCTGTCCCCAGGTTGCCTAGCAACCTGGATGCTCCCCCTCCCCGGGAAACCCagctccctctgccccccccatAGCAACGGTTGCCAAGGTCAGGAGCAGGTGCTGCTCCCCTCCCTGGCGCCAGCGCATCACTTCCgcttgcccccctcccccccccgtaCCCCCCAGAGGAGCCCCGGAGCTACGGGCAggtcgggggggggggcctgcaggaggggtggggggagcccaGAGCGCctcggggagggggaggggtgccgTGGAGCACCGGGGCCGGGACCCCAGACTCTGGAAGCCGCACTGGTTTGCGAGGCTTGGCTGCGGGCCCTTCGGGCCCCGTGCTCGCTGGTGGGTCTCTCAGGTGCCGCCTAGGCCGCCATGGCCCCGGCCACCTGTTGGACAGGGAGGTGTGAGAGGACGAGGCCCTGGTGCTGGAGGTGCTGAGGGTGGGCGCCCGGCTGCCTGCGCCCCCAGAGGCCTCACCTGCGGGAGCCCCAGCCGCCTCCATACTCCCCTGCGGCTCTAGGGATCCCAGCCACAGGGGCGGCCCTGCACTCCAGTCAGATGTCCgaccctcctctccccacccctcttaagacccctctgtccccaccctcctcacgccctctgtccccaccctcctcacgccctctgtccccaccctcctcacgccctctgtccccaccctcacacccctgctgtctggttgtttctaagcaggatccttgcactttgttctatgtgtctctgacccagtgagCCACCGCGCGCCCGTCTCCCCGACGCACTAGGTCACACATTCATTCACCTCTGCCGTCGGCCATTCACTAATTCACTCTCTCACCCGGCGCCCCACTCGCTTATTTATTCTCACTCGTAGTGTCCACTCCTTCGTTCATTATCTCATTCACTCGCTTGTCATTCCCAGGGACTCTTCACTAGCGCGTGCATGCATTGGCTCACTGCTCCCGGGACTTGTTCATTCTTGTGCATGCGTGCACAGTCATCCATCCACTGCTTCCTGGATTCCTTCACTAACTCACCCATTCAGGTGCTTACTCTCACTGCCGTCCGGGCTCACTCATTCCCTCGAGGCCCCGCCCCTCGTGTGGCCCCGCCCACGGCCTGTCCCTGTGTCTCGCGAGGCCCCGCCCCTCGTGTGGCCCCACCCACGGCCTGTCCCTGTGCCTCGCGAGGCCCCGCCCCTCGTGTGGTCCCGCCCCTCACGTGGCCCCACCCACGGCCTGTCCCTGTGCCTCGCGAGGCCCCGCCCCTAATGTGTCCCCGCCCCTCGTGTGGCCCCACCCACGGCCTGTCCCTGTGCCTCGCGAGGCCCCGCCCCTCATGTGGCCCCACCCACGGCCTGTCCCTGTGCCTCGCGAGGCCCCGCCCCTAATGTGTCCCCGCCCCTCGTGTGGCCCCACCCACGGCCTGTCCCAGTGCCCCCTCCCCGCATCACCTGTATCTCCCCCCCAATCCTGGGCCCACAGAGCTgggtcctgctgaaggccaggccCCGACAACCCTCCCGCCCACAGGCTGGCGTGAAGGACACAAGAGCCGCGTGGCGCTCCACGCACTGACCCGGCAGCCCGcccgctgctcctggcagcatcCAGCAGTGGGCTGCACTTCCTCCTGGCCTCCTTCGCCCTGGAGCTCCTCCTCGCCCTGGTGGCCTTGAAGCTGGGCCTTTTGGCCCGGTGGGCTCACTGCCGCCTCCCTGCGGCCTGGGGAGGAGCCCTTGGTGGCTGTGTGGGGCTGGGGGGACCTGTGCGGGGTGCTGGCCCTGGCCCCCGCCTCCAGCGCCAGGGTGTGGACAGGAGGTTGCTGGCCTTCTCGGAGGCCCTGGCCCGGGCCTGGTGGGGGACATGGGGTAGCCCCGGGCCCGGCTGGTGGTCCTGGTGGCGGTGGCAGCCTGGGGTGTGGCGGGCATGCTGGAGGGCTGTGGCTACCAGGCCGAGGGCGGGGGCTGCATGGGGTACACGCTAGTGCAGCCCTTCAGCAAAGACCTCTGACACCCCCCGGCCCCGGGGTCACgttcccctcccccaactccctgGCCGAGGGGAGTACAGGGCATCCCACTGCAGCCTGGCCACTGGCACTAGTGCCTGAACTGTGAGGTCAGGATGGGGGTGGCCAGGAcggggcacatctggttaagcgcacacattactgttaagtgcaaggacccttagttcaagccctggtccccacctgcagggggagaactttacaagcggtcaagcagggctgcaggtgtctctctgtctctctcctttataacaacccttctctcagtctctgtctctctaataataaatagtgAAAGACTTCAttaaacaagagagagaagagatcagtCTGTTGGACCCTGCCTCAGTCTGCCTGGCCCTGGTgagtaggggtgggggaggggctgggagagacacctgcagtcagggtgccacccccaccccagcccaccccagcccagccctggcGGAGGGCCTCCGTGGGCTGCAGGCAGCCCCTCCCCGGGAAGGTGGGCCAAGTCCATCTGGTTTTTACACGGTTTGCTAATAGAGCTGAAGCTGCTGTGCGCGGTCTGATGGCTTTTCCAGTCTGTCTGGGGCGCCCCCTCCCTGTCTGGCCCCTCCCCTCCGCCTCCCAGTGGATGCTCGGGGTGCCAAGGGCCGTGAGCTCAGGCAGCCCCATCTCTGCCAGCCCTCTGACTCACACGCTCGTCATGACCGAATTCTTTCCGCCTCACAGCTGTGTGGACTATGTGTGTGCTCGCGTGTGAGTGTGGGTCCCCTCCCGGACCCGCCCAGCCCCTGAGGGACAGACAAGTTCACCCGCTCTTGTGGGGACCCGGCTCGGGACCCGGCTCCACTGGCCAAGGAGCTGGCGGTGGTTCTGCTGCTCCGTGCTGCACCCAGGAAGTCCTCCCTGCTGTCTGTCCACACATCCGCACTCCTGGGGCCCCGCCCTGTGCCCCTCGCCCCCTGGGGCCATGCCTCTCCTGCAgtcccccccctgcccccccacacctGGCTAGTCCTGCGGCCCCCACCCCCTGAGCGGTTGGTTCCCAGAAGCCGTCCCGTTCCTGCTCCATGTGGGTGTCTGCCGTTGGACACCCCTCCCGCTGCCACCCCCCTCCCAGCTCCACGGCCAGCCCCCGCCCGCCCTCCGGTCCCCTGCCGGCTGCTTCTCTTCCTCCCGGAGGCAGCCGGCCCTACTGCTCCTCTGTCTGTCCAGGGCCCTCACCACTGGCCCAAGCTCCCTCCCGCTCCCTCTCCCCCGCCAGCCCCTCTCATCCCCTGTCCCGTGTCCCCTGTCCTGGACTCTGCAGACATGAGGGTCCTGGTCTGCGTCCTTGGTGAGTGACCTTTTCTTGAGGACAGGGGCTGGACCCCACCCTCTGACCCTTGAAGCCCGTGCTGTGGGACTCCACTTCCTGGTGCCTCACTGGTGCCGGAGACGAGGGACATCTGGTGTCCCACCCTGGGGACCCAGCCCCTTGCATGCCTGGTCCACCCTCAGGGACAGCCCTTACTGGCCATGGCCTGGGCCCTGGACACTAACTTGCTGACTaacttcctgagtggtgggtGTCAGGGTCTGAGCTGTGGAGACGGTGTGTCTGTGTCGGGGTGCTTGAGAAGGGGGCCTGCCCTTCacgccccctcccacctcccttccTGCAGCTGTGATGGGGATCCAGGCTGTTGGTAAGTGGCCCCCCCACACAACCCTGCTGGGACCCGGCCATCCCAGCCAGCTGTGACCTTGGCAACTGTCCCCACCCCTGTCCCTTGGGGGTCCTCCCACTGGTCTTCTAGACCCCCAGAGTTGGGGAGGTCCACCAGTGGCCAGGGGCAGCCCCTCCCCCCATGGCAGCCCTGCCTCGGTTTCCCCAGAGCGGCTGCGTCTGGCTGACGGCCCCCATGACTGCGCAGGCCGGCTGGAGGTATGGCACTTGGGACGCTGGGGGACCGTGTGTGACGACGGCTGGGACCTGCGTGACGCAGCCGTGGCCTGCCGGGAGCTGGGCTGTGGAGGGGCGATGGCCGCCCCTGGGGGCGCCTTCTTCGGGGAGGGGGCCGGGCCCGTGTGGCTGAGTGAGTTGGCCTGCCGGGGCAGGGAGACTCAGCTGGGGCTGTGTCCCCACCGGGGCTGGAGGGCCCACATCTGCTCCCACGAGGAGGATGCTGCTGTCGTATGTGCAGGTGAGACTCCCAGACCCTGGGGGCCCTTGTTCCAGACACCCCCTGGGACCCTACAGAGCCCTCACTGTCCACAGGCTGGGGGTCCCCAGCACCTCTGACTCTGCCATCCACAGGACAGCGCATGGCCAGCTCGAGGGAAGGATCCCTGCCGGACCTGGATCCCTGGCCAGAGCTGCTGGAGCTGAACCCCGGTTCCGAGGAGCCCCCCCAGAGGTCGCTCCCCTCTGCCACCCAGGGTGAGTCCACTTGGCTGCCCCCCACCCGGTCACATCACCCCCAGACTCTGGCACCCAGCTGGCTGGGGGGGGTGCAGGGAGAGCAGCTGTTACCTCACCCTGCTCTCATGTGTCCCAGCCCCCCGCCTGGCCGGGACCCCCCAGAACAGCCCCCGGAAGAAGAATCCCCGGCCGCCCAAGCAGGCCAAGTCTACCCGGGCCCCTCTGCTGACGGCTGGAGCCCCCCGTCAGGGTAAGCGAGGAGGGTCCCTGGATGTGGGCTGGTTGAGATTCAGGGTCCAGCCTGGACCAGACAACCCAGGATTCCGAGGCCACCTCACTTTTCCTTCAGTCCAATCAGGAGATGCCCCCAGACCCCCGACTCTGGGACATGCTGGAGGGTGGATCCcaagcccctccccacctgcctcGGTTTCCCCAGACGGGCCTCTGTGTGTCCTGCCGCCTCACACGACGCCCCCATGTCCCCCAGAGCGGCTGCGTCTGGCCGGCGGCCCCCACGGCTGCGCGGGCCGGCTGGAGGTGTGGCACTCGGGGCGCTGGGGGACCGTGTGTGACGACGGCTGGGACCTGCGTGACGCGGCCGTGGCCTGCCGGGCGCTGGGCTGCGGGGGGGCGCTGGCCGCCCCCGGGGGTGCCCGGTTCGGCCCGGGCACAGGGCCCGTGTGGATGGACGATGTGGGGTGTGGAGGCGGAGAACAAACCCTTCAAGACTGTGCCCGAAGCCCCTGGGGCCGGAGCAACTGTGACCACAGCGAAGACGCCGGCCTGGTCTGCACGGGTGCGGCCCTGCCCCCATCCCTGCACCCCTCCATCGCCTGTCACTGCATCCCTCTGTTCTTCTTCCGTccttctgtgccccccaccccccccacacacagccttTTATTTTTGGCTCCCAGGTATGCCCGTATGATTCTACCATTGGAGGGCACTCTGCTCCCGGGTCTAAGAGtgtggagaagagacagagagggagagacaccccacTCGGGAAGCTTGAACCCGGGGTCTTTGAGCGCAGAAGCGTGCACCAAGCCCGGCAAGCTCCAATCCACGCCCTCCCACACTCTCTGTCccgtgtgatttttttttgtcctatttcttaatatttactcGTTgacccgagagagagagagagagagagagagagagaggagatgagcGAGAGAGTCTCTGGGCTGAATTCGGAGCCCCTGGTGGCTCAGCCGTTTCTCTCCCCCAGGCCCGGCCCCCCGGCTGCGTCTGGCCAGCGGCCCCCACGGCTGCGCGGGCCGGCTGGAGGTGTGGCACTCGGGGCGCTGGGGGACCGTGTGTGACGACGCCTGGGACCTGCGTGACGCGGCCGTGGCCTGCCGGGAGCTGGGCTGTGGGGGGGCGCTGGCTGCCCCTGGAGGCGCCTTCTTCGGGGAGGGGGCCGGGCCCATCCTCCTGGACGACCTTCGTTGCCGTGGCAATGAGACGACCCTTCGCTTGTGCCCTTCGAGGCCCTGGGGACAGCATGACTGCCACCACCGGGAGGACGCAGGAGCCGTGTGCGACggtgaggggagggggcgggCCACAGAGACCCAGCAGGCTACCCCCggccacccccacctcacccctccgTCCACACCAGCCCCCTTCATCATCTCCTCCACACCCCTACTCCATAGCCCCTACCTCCTGTGtccacaccacccccacctcacccctccgTCCACACCAGCCCCCTTCATCCCCTCCTCCACACCCCCTCCTCCATAGCCCCCTACCTCCTgtatccacaccacacccacctcaCCCCTCCGTCCACACCAGCCCCCTTCATCCCCTCCTCCACACCCCCTACTCCATAGCCCCTACCTCCTGTATCCACACCACCCCCTCTTCACCCCTCCATCCACACCAGCCCCCTTCATCCCCTCCTCCACACCCCTACTCCATAGCCCCTACCTCCTGTATCCACACCACCCCCTCTTCACCCCTCCATCCACACCAGCCCCCTTCATCCCCTCCTCCACACCCCCTCCTCCATAGCCCCTACCTCCTGTATCCACACcaccccctcctcacccctccgTCCACACCAGCCCCCTTCATCCCCTCCTCCACACCCCTCCTCCATAGCCCCTACCTCCTGTGTCCACACcaccccctcctcacccctccaTCCACACCAGCCCCCTTCATCCCCTCCTCCACACCCCCTCCTCCATAGCCCCCTACCTCCTGTATCCACACCACCCCCTCTTCACCCCTCCATCCACACCAGCCCCCTTCATCCCCTCCTCCACACCCCCTCCTCCACACACCCCTGACCTCCTGTGTCCACACCACCCCCTCCTCACCTAACAGAACTGTTGGTGTGACCCCCTGTCCTCCCAGGTATGCCTCTGGGGTATGTGCCCCCCACAGCCCCCTCAGTGGGCAGCAACACCTCCACACACAGGCCTCCAACCCCCCCAGTGAGCCAGGCTCCAGGGACGGCCGGCCTCTCCGCCCCTCCCGCCTCTCCCACTGCCCCATGGGAGCCGGGGCCAGAAGCTGGTGAGTcctcactcccccccacccccccccgccaTGTCCTGTCATCCCTGGCCTTCTCCCCAGGCCTGGCCCCTCTCCTGCGGGAGCGTAGGGTGGGGCAGAGCCCCCTGCTTGGAAGAGGCCGTgtgggtgtctgtgggggtgttGGTCTTGTGTTAGGTGGTCACCAAATGATTGCACCACTCCCAGAGGACTCTGCTCAGGACAGAGACAGGccgggagagaggagaaacagatgCGGCACCTGTGGtgcgtgtggtgctggggctcaaacccaggtccctctcTGCGATGGGTGGGGTCCACCCGGGGGAACGGGGAGGTTAGGATGCAGGATGGAGGGCAGCTGTGTCTTCAGCGCCATTTCTGTGGGAGGGAGATGGCAGGCAGGCTGAGTAGGCTTAAGGCAGGTGGGTCGGGGCAGATGGGTTAGGGCAGGTGGGTTAGGGCAGGTGGGTTAGGGCAGGTGAGTTAGGGCAGGTGGGTCGAGGCAGGTGGGTTAGGGCAGGTGAGTTAGGGCAGGTGGATTAGGGTAGGTGAGTTAGGGCAGGTAGGTTAGGGCAGGTGAGTTAGGGCAGGTGAGTTAGGGTAGGTGAGTTAGGGCAGGTTAGTTATGGCAGGTGGATTAGGGTAGGTGAGTTAGGACAGGTGAGTTCAGGCAGGTGGGTTAGGGTAGGTGAGTTAGGGCAGGTGAGTCGGGGCAGGTGAGTTAGGGCAGGTGAGTTAGGGTAGGTGGATTAGGGTAGGTGAGTTAGGACAGGTGAGTTCAGGCAGGTGGGTTAGGGTAGGTGAGTTAGGGCAGGTGGATTAGGGTAGGTGAGTTAGGACAGGTGAGTTCAGGCA
The DNA window shown above is from Erinaceus europaeus chromosome 2, mEriEur2.1, whole genome shotgun sequence and carries:
- the ZNF628 gene encoding zinc finger protein 628 isoform X13; translated protein: MLPALCASRPRRQEAAARRELQVPACPARPRGAPERGARRRPMGRGQGGVSAECVVTRGGDVGVCVRERPPIKVGCRAPGPAGRERAPAPPPPLPAAPPGAPPSRRPPRAGSGAQRLAPLVGAAGVMVGAHAAMAPASTAEGAAEKPEKPGPAAPGAAASQYECGECGKSFRWSSRLLHHQRTHTGERPYKCADCPKAFKGSSALLYHQRGHTGERPYQCADCPKAFKRSSLLQIHRSVHTGLRAFTCGQCGLAFKWSSHYQYHLRQHSGERPYACPDCPKAFKNSSSLRRHRHVHTGERPYACGVCGKSFTQSTNLRQHQRVHTGERPFRCPLCPKTFTHSSNLLLHQRTHGAAPGPQPPPLPLQEPSGPRVPSAGPAAATPAVPVPAAAPVAFLSAPSPPAPTPPAPPPVVPELFLAAAETAVELVCRCAGCELAFGSEEQLLQHQPCPGPAVPPAPQEAVPDPLGTELPALLQPGPTQAAAPAAPGFACLPCGKAFRTVGGLSRHQHSHAPASGQAFRCGSCDAAFPQLSSLLAHQQSHVEEAAAGRPPPQAEAAEVTCPQEPPAPTTPNPAPAAPAATAAERPYKCAECGKAFKGSSGLRYHLRDHTGERPYQCGECGKAFKRSSLLQIHQRVHTGLRAFTCGQCGLTFKWSSHYQYHLRLHSGERPYACGECGKAFRNTSCLRRHRHVHTGERPHACGVCGKSFAQTSNLRQHQRVHTGERPFRCPLCPKTFTHSSNLLLHQRTHSAERPFACPVCGRGFVMAAYLQRHLRTHAPAGQPAPAPAPARLAAAPAASPATQDVHVLPHLQATLSLEVAGGSAQGPGPAPNSQAFLLVQTAQGLQLIPSRVQPPPLPPPPAPPKLILLPSSTPAGGNGHQGQRVVGKAGQAAGVVWLPGPGALGVQGGGNSGVSGGGQGLIVLQNVGGGNSGPQEVSRVQLLPLRPAQEVTTVQLQPLQPAQEVTTVQLQPAKEVTTVQLQPLRQAQEVTTVQLQPLRQSQEVTTVQLQPLQPAQEMTTVQLQPLRPAQEVTTVQLQPLRPAQEVTTVQLQPVAGQLSNSSGGTMATEGPNLLVVQSGAAEELLAGSGPGEAGDGEADGGVVQDVLFETLQTDDGLQSVLVLSGADGEQTQLCVQEVEALPPALAEPPAPGPQGQKLLIIRAPASELLEGAGGAATLQLLAPQPPAPAPAVPQVVQVLPAGAAPGAPAPQSLPAIQIVQAMPAVQLVHTF
- the ZNF628 gene encoding zinc finger protein 628 isoform X9, with the protein product MLPALCASRPRRQEAAARRELQVPACPARPRGAPERGARRRPMGRGQGGVSAECVVTRGGDVGVCVRERPPIKVGCRAPGPAGRERAPAPPPPLPAAPPGAPPSRRPPRAGSGAQRLAPLVGAAGVMVGAHAAMAPASTAEGAAEKPEKPGPAAPGAAASQYECGECGKSFRWSSRLLHHQRTHTGERPYKCADCPKAFKGSSALLYHQRGHTGERPYQCADCPKAFKRSSLLQIHRSVHTGLRAFTCGQCGLAFKWSSHYQYHLRQHSGERPYACPDCPKAFKNSSSLRRHRHVHTGERPYACGVCGKSFTQSTNLRQHQRVHTGERPFRCPLCPKTFTHSSNLLLHQRTHGAAPGPQPPPLPLQEPSGPRVPSAGPAAATPAVPVPAAAPVAFLSAPSPPAPTPPAPPPVVPELFLAAAETAVELVCRCAGCELAFGSEEQLLQHQPCPGPAVPPAPQEAVPDPLGTELPALLQPGPTQAAAPAAPGFACLPCGKAFRTVGGLSRHQHSHAPASGQAFRCGSCDAAFPQLSSLLAHQQSHVEEAAAGRPPPQAEAAEVTCPQEPPAPTTPNPAPAAPAATAAERPYKCAECGKAFKGSSGLRYHLRDHTGERPYQCGECGKAFKRSSLLQIHQRVHTGLRAFTCGQCGLTFKWSSHYQYHLRLHSGERPYACGECGKAFRNTSCLRRHRHVHTGERPHACGVCGKSFAQTSNLRQHQRVHTGERPFRCPLCPKTFTHSSNLLLHQRTHSAERPFACPVCGRGFVMAAYLQRHLRTHAPAGQPAPAPAPARLAAAPAASPATQDVHVLPHLQATLSLEVAGGSAQGPGPAPNSQAFLLVQTAQGLQLIPSRVQPPPLPPPPAPPKLILLPSSTPAGGNGHQGQRVVGKAGQAAGVVWLPGPGALGVQGGGNSGVSGGGQGLIVLQNVGGGNSGPQEVSRVQLLPLRPAQEVTTVQLQPLQPAQEVTTVQLQPLQPAQEVTTVQLQPAKEVTTVQLQPLRQAQEVTTVQLQPLRQSQEVTTVQLQPLQPAQEMTTVQLQPLRPAQEVTTVQLQPLRPAQEVTTVQLQPVAGQLSNSSGGTMATEGPNLLVVQSGAAEELLAGSGPGEAGDGEADGGVVQDVLFETLQTDDGLQSVLVLSGADGEQTQLCVQEVEALPPALAEPPAPGPQGQKLLIIRAPASELLEGAGGAATLQLLAPQPPAPAPAVPQVVQVLPAGAAPGAPAPQSLPAIQIVQAMPAVQLVHTF
- the ZNF628 gene encoding zinc finger protein 628 isoform X5 gives rise to the protein MLPALCASRPRRQEAAARRELQVPACPARPRGAPERGARRRPMGRGQGGVSAECVVTRGGDVGVCVRERPPIKVGCRAPGPAGRERAPAPPPPLPAAPPGAPPSRRPPRAGSGAQRLAPLVGAAGVMVGAHAAMAPASTAEGAAEKPEKPGPAAPGAAASQYECGECGKSFRWSSRLLHHQRTHTGERPYKCADCPKAFKGSSALLYHQRGHTGERPYQCADCPKAFKRSSLLQIHRSVHTGLRAFTCGQCGLAFKWSSHYQYHLRQHSGERPYACPDCPKAFKNSSSLRRHRHVHTGERPYACGVCGKSFTQSTNLRQHQRVHTGERPFRCPLCPKTFTHSSNLLLHQRTHGAAPGPQPPPLPLQEPSGPRVPSAGPAAATPAVPVPAAAPVAFLSAPSPPAPTPPAPPPVVPELFLAAAETAVELVCRCAGCELAFGSEEQLLQHQPCPGPAVPPAPQEAVPDPLGTELPALLQPGPTQAAAPAAPGFACLPCGKAFRTVGGLSRHQHSHAPASGQAFRCGSCDAAFPQLSSLLAHQQSHVEEAAAGRPPPQAEAAEVTCPQEPPAPTTPNPAPAAPAATAAERPYKCAECGKAFKGSSGLRYHLRDHTGERPYQCGECGKAFKRSSLLQIHQRVHTGLRAFTCGQCGLTFKWSSHYQYHLRLHSGERPYACGECGKAFRNTSCLRRHRHVHTGERPHACGVCGKSFAQTSNLRQHQRVHTGERPFRCPLCPKTFTHSSNLLLHQRTHSAERPFACPVCGRGFVMAAYLQRHLRTHAPAGQPAPAPAPARLAAAPAASPATQDVHVLPHLQATLSLEVAGGSAQGPGPAPNSQAFLLVQTAQGLQLIPSRVQPPPLPPPPAPPKLILLPSSTPAGGNGHQGQRVVGKAGQAAGVVWLPGPGALGVQGGGNSGVSGGGQGLIVLQNVGGGNSGPQEVSRVQLLPLRPAQEVTTVQLQPLQPAQEVTTVQLQPLQPAQEVTTVQLQPLRQAQEVTTVQLQPAKEVTTVQLQPLRQAQEVTTVQLQPLRQSQEVTTVQLQPLQPAQEMTTVQLQPLRPAQEVTTVQLQPLRPAQEVTTVQLQPVAGQLSNSSGGTMATEGPNLLVVQSGAAEELLAGSGPGEAGDGEADGGVVQDVLFETLQTDDGLQSVLVLSGADGEQTQLCVQEVEALPPALAEPPAPGPQGQKLLIIRAPASELLEGAGGAATLQLLAPQPPAPAPAVPQVVQVLPAGAAPGAPAPQSLPAIQIVQAMPAVQLVHTF